In Lutra lutra chromosome 5, mLutLut1.2, whole genome shotgun sequence, a single genomic region encodes these proteins:
- the CCNI2 gene encoding LOW QUALITY PROTEIN: cyclin-I2 (The sequence of the model RefSeq protein was modified relative to this genomic sequence to represent the inferred CDS: inserted 1 base in 1 codon; deleted 1 base in 1 codon; substituted 3 bases at 3 genomic stop codons) — MNTAAKTYFEVRRRVRGRASFSRASVVTSCPVPYAGLWSWGAGFGQGRSSPGRRGRGARGQGILRPPVRALGAASQEPGPKPRRLGGAAAGQDWAGSGEPAPPRAAPARPPQQVAASPGRPAYNSRLWRVSHLGLGARYGFRRAVPSCSSRPERRSESVVPAAPLGPAPWAVPWDRGGPLVSHLQLALGRKARLWRGANPRQPEICHKVRALVLWLLELNIFYFSQTTFNLALTXFGRLLVSLKIRGXILXNAMITSLRLAAKVNEEEELLPQGKDFLKHXGSRYTPNELLRTELAILDKLHWDLCIVTLRDFLTTFHTLVVVGWPHVVELLPQRNPSLHVASLTRQLQHCMAGHQLLQFKGSTLALVIITLELERLMPDWCTPISDLLKKAQVDINFAPDQAFHFAHVADALCPQNGSITLLGPCGLQKMLWP; from the exons AAGACGTACTTTGAGGTAAGACGCAGGGTCCGCGGCCGGGCGTCCTTCTCCAGGGCCAGCGTGGTCACCAGCTGCCCGGTCCCGTATGCGGGACTCTGGTCGTGGGGCGCGGGCTTTGGCCAGGGAAGAAGCTCACctgggcggcgggggcggggagcgcGGGGACAGGGGATCCTTCGCCCGCCTGTGCGCGCTTTGGGCGCCGCGTCCCAGGAGCCCGGGCCAAAGCCCCGCCGGCTGGGAGGGGCAGCTGCGGGCCAGGACTGGGCGGGATCGGGAGAGcctgccccgccccgcgccgctcCCGCTAGGCCCCCGCAGCAAGTCGCAGCAAGTCCCGGACGGCCGGCTTATAATAGCCGGCTATGGCGGGTCTCACACCTGGGACTGGGCGCTCGCTATGGCTTCAGGAGGGCTGTTCCGAGCTGCAGCTCCCGCCCTGAGCGCCGCTCCGAGTCCGTTGTCCCTGCAGCACCCCTTGGGCCCGCGCCCTGGGCGGTGCCGTGGGACAGGGGAGGCCCTTTGGTCTCCCACCTGCAACTGGCCCTGGGTCGCAAGGCGCGCCTGTGGCGGGGGGCCAACCCCA GGCAGCCCGAGATCTGCCACAAGGTCCGGGCCCTCGTGCTGTGGCTCCTGGAGCTTAACATTTTTTACTTCTCCCAGACCACTTTTAACCTGGCTCTCA AATTCGGCCGCCTCCTGGTTTCATTAAAG ATAAGAGGGTGAATACTCTAAAATGCCATGATTACTTCCTTGAGACTTGCTGCCAAAGTTAACGAAGAAGAGGAG ttaCTTCCACAAGGAAAAGACTTC TTAAAGCACTAGGGCTCTCGCTATACCCCGAATGAgctgctgaggacagagctggCTATCTTGGACAAACTGCACTGGGACCTCTGTATTGTGACGCTACGGGACTTCTTGACCACA TTCCACACCCTGGTGGTCGTGGGCTGGCCCCACGTGGTGGAGCTGCTGCCTCAGAGGAATCCTTCCCTCCACGTCGCGTCCCTGACCAGGCAGCTGCAGCACTGTATGGCGGGCCACCAGCTGCTGCAGTTCAAGGGTTCCACACTCGCCTTGGTCATCATCACCTTAGAGCTGGAGAGGCTCATGCCCGACTGGTGTACTCCTATATCTGATCTGCTAAAGAAAGCACAGGTAGACATCAACTTTGCCCCAGACCAGGCTTTCCACTTTGCCCATGTAGCTGACGCACTCTGCCCCCAAAATGGTAGCATCACTCTTCTTGGCCCCTGTGGGCTCCAGAAGATGCTCTGGCCGTAG